TGGTCCGACGGCGAGTCCGACGGCCTGGCCCTTCTCGGCCTCGCACTGGGCGCGTCCGCCGCAGGGTACTTCGTGGCTGCCTTGATGTCCCCGTGGGCGGTCGGACGCTTCGGACGGTACGGCTGGCTGGCCGGCTGCGCCGGAGGTGCCGCCCTCCTCGAACCTGCATTGGGGCTTCCCTTTGCCCCTGCTCCGATGCTGGCGGCAGCTTTCATCCTCGGGCTCGTGACCCAGGGAACGAAGATTGCCACGGATACCGAGGTACAGACCTCCGTGGACGACGCCTACCGCGGACGGATCTTTTCGCTCTACGACGTGCTGTTCAATGTCGCCTTCGTCGCTGCCGCAGCGATGTCCGCCCTCGTACTGCCCCCTGACGGGCGGTCCGTCGTCGTGGTGCTCACCGTGGCCGTGCTCTACGCCATCGTCTCGGTGTCCATGCTGTGCCGACGCCGCACGAGCTTGGCACTCCAACACACCCGCATCGAGGAATGAGGGGCGTTGTTTCACGTGAAACAACGCCCCTCATGAACCATCCCGGGACGCCCTCGGGAGATCAGTCGTGTTTCACGTGAAACACAAGGACCGAGGGCTTACCTCTTCACCTGCCCTGCCGTAGCAGGCGTCAGCCCTCCTGCGCGGCCCACCACTCCTTGAGCGCGGCCACAGCGTCCTCGCGTTCCATCGGGCCGTTCTCCAAGCGAAGCTCCAACAAGAATGCGTAGGCCTTACCGATCACAGGCCCCGGTCCCACATCGAGGACCCGCATGATCTCGTTGCCGTCCAGAGCGGGCCGGATCGCTTCCAGCTCCTCCTGCTCCTGCAGCTGCGCGATGCGCTCTTCCAGCCCGTCGTACGTGCGCGACAGAGCATTCGCCTTGCGCTTGTTACGCGTCGTGCAGTCGGAGCGGGTCAGCTTGTGCAGCCTGTCCAGCAGCGGACCCGCGTCCCGCACGTACCTGCGCACAGCGGAATCGGTCCATTCCCCGTCCCCGTATCCGTGGAAGCGCAGGTGCAGTTCAACCAGCTTCGATACGTCCTTGACCATGTCGTTGGAGTACTTCAGCTCGGTCATCCGCTTCTTGGTCATCTTGGCCCCCACCACTTCGTGGTGGTGGAAAGAGACGCGTCCGTCCTTCTCGAAGCGACGCGTCCTCGGCTTGCCGACGTCATGGAGAAGCGCAGCAAGACGCAGAACGAGATCGGGGCCGTCCTCCTCGAGATCGATGGCCTGCTCCAGGACCGTCAAGGAGTGCTCGTAGACGTCCTTGTGACGGTGATGCTCGTCACTTTCCAGACGGAGCGCGGGAAGCTCGGGCAGTACCTGGTCGGCCAGGCCTGTGTCCACGAGCAGCCCCAGCCCCTTGCGGGGGTGTCCGGAGAGCAGCAGTTTGTTCAACTCCTCACGGACCCTCTCGGCCGAGACGATCTCGATGCGTCCCGCCATGTCCGTCATGGCCTTGACGACGTCAGGGGCCACCTCGAAGTCCAGCTGAGCGGCGAAGCGTGCGGCACGCAGCATGCGCAATGGATCGTCGGAGAACGACGCCTCAGGAGTGCCCGGAGTACGCAGGACGCGCTGCGCCAAGTCGTCCAAGCCGCCGTGCGGGTCGATGAACTCCTTCTGCGGGAGCGCGACAGCCATGGCGTTGACCGTGAAGTCACGGCGCACGAGGTCGTCCTCGATCGAGTCGCCGTAAGAGACCTCGGGCTTGCGCGAGGTCCTGTCGTACGCCTCCGACCGGTAGGTCGTGACCTCGATCTGATAGCCGTCCTTCTGCACGCCGACGGTGCCGAAAGCGATTCCGACCTCCCAGACCGAGTCGGCCCAAGGGCGGACGATCTTGAGGACATCCTCGGGACGGGCGTCGGTCGTGAAGTCCAAATCGTTTCCGAGCCTGCCGAGCAACGCGTCGCGGACCGACCCGCCGACCAGGGCGAGGCTGAATCCGGCCTCCTGGAATCGCAGGGCGAGGTCGTCGGCGACGGGGGACACCCGCAGCAGTTCGCTCACTGCGCGGTGCTGCACCTGACTCAGTGCACGGGGGCTGTCTTCGTTGGCGTTCGGCACAACAGAAAAGGGTACGTGCCCCGACCGGCCCGGGCGTCATCGTTTCCGGTGACCCTGCGAGACTCTCCCGATCATGTGACACGGTCCCCGGCACTCAGGCGTCGGGCACATCGTTACCATGCGGGGACGCAGAGACCGGCAGGACCAGCACCAGCTGACGACGACGAGGGACGGATACGCGTGGCCGAGGCGGCAGACTTTCAGGGGATGAATCCCTCCCCTGCCCGCCGGTGGCTCCGGCGCACAGCCTCCTTGATCGTCGGGGCGCCGCTGATCGCCGGCCTCCTGGCCGGTCCCGCAGCGCCTTCCGCCCATGCCAAGGGGCCGACGAAGGCCCCGACCGGCTCGCGCACCGTCGATGTGTCTCTGGACACGCTCGCCCCCAGCGCACCCGTCGAGGGCGACACCCTCACCGTCTCCGGCACCTTGACCAACAAGGGGAAGAAGACGATCACGGACGCCGAGGTCGACCTGCGCGTCGGGCCGAGGCTGTCCGGCAGAGGAGAGATCGACCAAGCAGCCAAGCGCACCGGATACCTGCCCGGCAGTGATCCGGCCAAGCTGGGCGGCTCGTACACGCTGAAGGTCCCCAAGCTGGCATCCGGGGTCAGCCAGGACTTCGCCCTTGCCGTCCCGGTGGACAAGCTGGACCTGGACGCCGAGGGCGTCTACCAGCTCGGAGTGTCCCTCACGGGCCGAACCTCCGACTACGCCTACGACCAGGTCCTCGGCATCCAGCGGACCTTCCTGCCGTGGCAGCCCGAAGACACCAAGAAGAAGACCGAGCTCACCTTCCTCTGGCCGCTCATCGCATCAGCGCACGTCACCGCCGAAACAGGCTCCGACGAGCAGCAGACTCCCGTGTTCGCCAACGACGATCTGGCCCTCGAGCTCGCACCGGGGGGACGGCTGGAACAGTTGGTCTCGCTGGGCCGCCAGCTCCCCGTGACATGGGTGATCGACCCGGACCTCCTGGCCTCGGTCGACGCGATGACGAAGAACTACCGCGTCAAGTCCGGAGACACCACGGTCGCAGGGACGAACCAGACCATCGCGAAGAAGTGGCTGACGGATCTGCAGGCGGCCGTGAAGGACGGCAAGGTGGTCGCTCTGCCCTTCGCCGACCCCGATCTGGCTTCCATCGCACACCGTGGCAAGAACGTCTCCGGCGCTCTCAGCCATCTGCAGACGGCCACCGAGGTCGCGAGCACGACGGTCGAGACCGTGCTTCACGTGAAGCCGTCCACCGACTTCGCATGGCCGGTGGACGGTGCGATCGACCCCGCGGTCGTCGATGTCGCCACCTCGGCCGGCGCACACAAGGTGATCGCCCGAAGCGACAGCCTCGAGGAGACCGGCGGTCTGCTCTACACCCCGACTGCGGCCCGGCCGATCGGTGGTGGCACGACTGCTGTCGTCTCGGACTACCGGCTCTCCACCGCTTTCACCGGCGACATGGCAAAGGCCGGCGCTTCGACACTCGCGGTCCAGAAATTCCTGGCCCAGACGTTGGCGGTGACGGAGCAGGCTCCTGACAAACAGCGCAGCATCGTCGTCGCCCCGCAGCGGACGCCCACCGCCGCTCAGGCACAGACCATGGCACGCGCTCTGCAGGCCCTCACGGCCGAACACTGGACAGAGCCTCTCGACCTGGCGGAGGCCGCTGAGCGGAAGCCAGACGCGCAGGCCACGACGCAGGTACCCAGGGCATCCCAGTACCCCAAGAAACTGCGGAGCCAGGAACTGCCCACCCAGGCGTTCCAGGACATCAGGACGACGCAGAACTCGCTCGACAGCTTCCAGGTCATCCTCACGCAGCCCGACCGGGTGGTGACCCCCTTCGGGAACGCGATCAACCGTTCCGTGTCGACATCGTGGCGCGGCAGTCCGCTGGAAGCACAGCGGTACCGCGACTCGGTCCGTACGTATCTGCAGGGGCTCACCAACGAGGTCCAGCTGATCGCGAAGTCGGACGTGACCCTGTCAGGGCGCAGCGCCACGATCCCGGTGACCGTGCAGAACAAACTGGTGCAGGGCGTCGATCACCTCGTACTCCGTCTGACGTCGGGCAATGCCACGCGGCTGAACCTCAACGACGGCGGAGCGGTCGCCGACAAGCCGGTCGAGATCGCGGGTGGGCACAGCCAGTCCGTGAAATTCGACGCTGCTGCCAACGCGAACGGACAGGCGCAGGTCACGGCGCGTCTCTTCACCACGGACGGTGCGCCGTACGGCGAGGCGATGACCTTCACGGTGAAGGTCTCCGAGGTCACACCGACGGTCCTCCTGGTGATCGCGGGGGGTCTCCTGCTGCTGGTCCTGGCGGGCATCAGGATGTACACCCACCGCAAGCGCACCGTGGCGGGCGGCGCGTCGGAGGGCGACGGCGGGGAACCCGAGCAGCCGAGTGACCCGGAGTCGGACACCGGTCCGGAAAGCGGCGACCCATCGGGCCCAAGTGAGAAAGTGGACCGTTGAGCGATGTCTGTCGGGGCCTGTCGGCCGGGGACAATGAGGTGGGGTTTCGATGAACGCGCCGTACGACGGTGACCGCGGCCAGAGCGCGGGCGGAGCTGGGTCTTCCAGCGGTCCGCCGGTGCCGCCGGGCGCAGGACAGGGAGGCGAGGAACCCGATCCCTACCTGCAGCACGCGTACGACCACGATCCGTACCGTGCCCGGGATCTCGCCGCGCAGGATCCGGTGGCCGAGGCGCTCTACGACCGCGCCGCTCATCCCCCACCGCCTCCGGGCACCTACCAGGAGCCGCAGGCTCTCTACCAGCAGCCTCAGGCAGCCCAGCACGCCCCTGACCCCCGCCTCTGGGCCCAGACTCCGCCACCGGAGCCCGCAGGCCCCTCCAGGCACCTTCCCTACGGCGACAACGCCGCGACCACTCAGTACGTAGGAGTGGACGACCTGGTCACGCAGGCTTCCGGCGACCGCGAGGAGCAGGACGCCTTCGCCCACCTCTTCCGTGACCAGGAAGGGTCCGGCCGTCCGCCGGGACCTCCTGCCGAACCCGAGGCAGCCCCGGCACCCGTACCGCCGAAGTCCGGTGGACGGGCCGCCGGAATACTGAAGTCCAGCGCGCTGATGGCCGCGGGCACCTTGGTGTCGCGGCTGACCGGCTTCGTCCGCAGCCTTGTCATCACAGCGGCACTTGGCGCGGCGCTGCTCGGTGACAGCTTCACCATCGCGTACACCCTGCCGACGATGATCTACATCCTGACGGTGGGCGGCGGGCTCAACTCCGTCTTCGTTCCTCAGCTCGTCCGGTCCATGAAGGACGACGAGGACGGGGGCGAGGCATACGCCAACCGGCTGCTGACCCTGGTCATGGTCACCCTGGGCGTGATCGTCGGGATCGCGGTCTTCGCTGCTCCGTGGCTCATCCACATGATGTCGCCGACCATCGCGAACGACGTCGCGGCCAACAGCGTGGCCGTCACCTTCGCCCGCTACTGCCTGCCGACCATCTTCTTCATGGGCGTGCACGTGGTCATGGGGCAGATCCTCAACGCCCGCGGGAAATTCGGCGCGATGATGTGGACCCCGGTCCTCAACAACATCGTCATGATCGTCACGTTCGGCCTGTTCATCTGGGTCTACGGCTCGTCGGCCGAATCCCGGATGGGCGTGGAGACGATCCCGGCCGAA
The DNA window shown above is from Streptomyces sp. Alt3 and carries:
- a CDS encoding CCA tRNA nucleotidyltransferase, with product MPNANEDSPRALSQVQHRAVSELLRVSPVADDLALRFQEAGFSLALVGGSVRDALLGRLGNDLDFTTDARPEDVLKIVRPWADSVWEVGIAFGTVGVQKDGYQIEVTTYRSEAYDRTSRKPEVSYGDSIEDDLVRRDFTVNAMAVALPQKEFIDPHGGLDDLAQRVLRTPGTPEASFSDDPLRMLRAARFAAQLDFEVAPDVVKAMTDMAGRIEIVSAERVREELNKLLLSGHPRKGLGLLVDTGLADQVLPELPALRLESDEHHRHKDVYEHSLTVLEQAIDLEEDGPDLVLRLAALLHDVGKPRTRRFEKDGRVSFHHHEVVGAKMTKKRMTELKYSNDMVKDVSKLVELHLRFHGYGDGEWTDSAVRRYVRDAGPLLDRLHKLTRSDCTTRNKRKANALSRTYDGLEERIAQLQEQEELEAIRPALDGNEIMRVLDVGPGPVIGKAYAFLLELRLENGPMEREDAVAALKEWWAAQEG
- a CDS encoding DUF6049 family protein, which encodes MAEAADFQGMNPSPARRWLRRTASLIVGAPLIAGLLAGPAAPSAHAKGPTKAPTGSRTVDVSLDTLAPSAPVEGDTLTVSGTLTNKGKKTITDAEVDLRVGPRLSGRGEIDQAAKRTGYLPGSDPAKLGGSYTLKVPKLASGVSQDFALAVPVDKLDLDAEGVYQLGVSLTGRTSDYAYDQVLGIQRTFLPWQPEDTKKKTELTFLWPLIASAHVTAETGSDEQQTPVFANDDLALELAPGGRLEQLVSLGRQLPVTWVIDPDLLASVDAMTKNYRVKSGDTTVAGTNQTIAKKWLTDLQAAVKDGKVVALPFADPDLASIAHRGKNVSGALSHLQTATEVASTTVETVLHVKPSTDFAWPVDGAIDPAVVDVATSAGAHKVIARSDSLEETGGLLYTPTAARPIGGGTTAVVSDYRLSTAFTGDMAKAGASTLAVQKFLAQTLAVTEQAPDKQRSIVVAPQRTPTAAQAQTMARALQALTAEHWTEPLDLAEAAERKPDAQATTQVPRASQYPKKLRSQELPTQAFQDIRTTQNSLDSFQVILTQPDRVVTPFGNAINRSVSTSWRGSPLEAQRYRDSVRTYLQGLTNEVQLIAKSDVTLSGRSATIPVTVQNKLVQGVDHLVLRLTSGNATRLNLNDGGAVADKPVEIAGGHSQSVKFDAAANANGQAQVTARLFTTDGAPYGEAMTFTVKVSEVTPTVLLVIAGGLLLLVLAGIRMYTHRKRTVAGGASEGDGGEPEQPSDPESDTGPESGDPSGPSEKVDR
- the murJ gene encoding murein biosynthesis integral membrane protein MurJ; translated protein: MNAPYDGDRGQSAGGAGSSSGPPVPPGAGQGGEEPDPYLQHAYDHDPYRARDLAAQDPVAEALYDRAAHPPPPPGTYQEPQALYQQPQAAQHAPDPRLWAQTPPPEPAGPSRHLPYGDNAATTQYVGVDDLVTQASGDREEQDAFAHLFRDQEGSGRPPGPPAEPEAAPAPVPPKSGGRAAGILKSSALMAAGTLVSRLTGFVRSLVITAALGAALLGDSFTIAYTLPTMIYILTVGGGLNSVFVPQLVRSMKDDEDGGEAYANRLLTLVMVTLGVIVGIAVFAAPWLIHMMSPTIANDVAANSVAVTFARYCLPTIFFMGVHVVMGQILNARGKFGAMMWTPVLNNIVMIVTFGLFIWVYGSSAESRMGVETIPAEGVRLLGIGTLLGLVVQALAMIPYLREAGFRFRPRFDWKGHGLGKTVRLAKWTVLFVLANQAGVIVVTQLATAAGKLSGKDGTGFLAYSNAQLIWGMPQAIITVSVMAALLPRISRAAHDNDPGAVRDDISQGLRNSAVAIVPVAFTFLALGLPMCTLLYASSGTEAARSMGFILMAFGLGLIPYSVQYVVLRGFYAYEDTRTPFYNTVIVAAVNAAVSALCYVILPAQWAVVGMAGAYGLAYAVGVGIAWRRLSSRLGGDLDGARVVRTYARLCLAAIPAAVVGGGVGFALLKALGDGAGGSVVALVCGSVVLMGVFFVAAKKMRIEELNGMVGMVRGRLGR